The Fructilactobacillus ixorae genome has a window encoding:
- a CDS encoding GbpC/Spa domain-containing protein, producing the protein MQTLDVYFDPTQGFVFGNGGLQSGIKNKSIRMQMTYFDANGQPINFVPGTAYAEIESLNNFASDGSEPETATVNSGGSAITIAGSSVKAKQSMLIPNFNSGLPWPSVLKGALTWNYLPGTVMDQLKQALDQYNQTGDASGCEAWIQQYYDQYNWDKTTSPYNYFGAGLIQFSGSVFDVTYAATNNPEYGCWEISTTNTKQSHLTKPQAPIAPIPPVAPVPPVKPTPTVVPPQVPATPVQPHEPAMPGNPPQPVQPNGPARPMQPATPSQPQPLTGTPKGRTQPPVQQTSQPTPVVLKGAPEQSRPRSAVLPATGTKATNWLQRLGMLLLSGVLLLLVTVSRTRRPK; encoded by the coding sequence CTGCAAACGTTAGACGTTTACTTTGATCCCACGCAGGGCTTTGTCTTTGGAAACGGGGGATTGCAGTCCGGGATCAAAAATAAATCAATTAGAATGCAAATGACGTATTTTGATGCCAACGGTCAACCAATTAACTTTGTTCCCGGAACCGCTTACGCAGAGATTGAATCACTAAATAACTTCGCTAGTGATGGTTCAGAACCAGAGACCGCAACCGTTAACTCGGGAGGTAGCGCGATTACAATCGCTGGGTCCTCAGTAAAAGCGAAGCAATCAATGTTGATTCCCAACTTTAATTCGGGATTACCGTGGCCCTCGGTTCTAAAGGGCGCTTTAACCTGGAACTACCTACCGGGTACCGTGATGGATCAGTTGAAACAGGCCCTTGATCAGTATAATCAGACTGGAGATGCGAGCGGGTGTGAAGCATGGATTCAGCAATATTATGATCAATATAATTGGGATAAAACCACGTCGCCATACAACTACTTTGGCGCGGGGTTAATCCAATTTAGTGGGAGTGTGTTTGACGTTACGTATGCTGCAACGAATAATCCGGAATATGGTTGTTGGGAAATCTCAACGACGAATACGAAGCAGTCCCATTTAACCAAACCTCAGGCGCCGATTGCCCCGATTCCACCCGTTGCCCCAGTTCCACCGGTAAAACCAACTCCGACCGTGGTTCCACCGCAGGTTCCAGCTACGCCAGTGCAACCACACGAACCTGCAATGCCCGGAAACCCACCGCAACCGGTGCAACCAAATGGTCCCGCACGCCCAATGCAACCGGCCACTCCGTCTCAACCGCAGCCGCTGACCGGGACGCCGAAAGGGCGGACCCAGCCTCCGGTTCAGCAAACTTCCCAACCAACCCCGGTTGTTTTGAAAGGAGCGCCTGAGCAATCGCGGCCACGCTCTGCTGTGTTACCAGCCACCGGGACGAAGGCAACGAATTGGCTTCAACGGCTTGGAATGCTGTTGCTAAGTGGGGTTTTACTGTTGCTTGTGACGGTTAGCAGAACCCGGCGCCCCAAATAA
- a CDS encoding MFS transporter, with translation MSNTNHSTISLKTNLAILATAFLSFAGVLIETSMNVTFPELAREMHVSLNLIQWITTGYLLVVTMTMSTTAFLLKRYPVKRIFIAASTLFILGDVLSLFAPAFPILLLGRLIQAGSTGLAMPMMYQVIFALIPKRRIGTYVGIASMVISLAPALGPTYGGALSSLLSWRYIFIVILPFVILTLLLGTRTLTLQPQGVTKRFDFLALGLLAVTLFAFVWATNQLGSAHGQLLPWLLPCLIGLVSLALFVWTNNHGNTQLLSLHPLKVPSISMNAIVYMMLMFVNIGISFVIPIYAEVVFHVTPLVAGLILLPGSIIGGAISPVAGFAYDRYGAFKPILTGMIIFTTATFLFSISSAWATPVYFMLLFTLLRIGMNLAFANLLSNAQALAPVTQSADVNSLFNMLQQYAGSVGTSLLASGLALYQHQAHGAAAQITATIRGGHLDYTLLFVIAVLITILAFTNWHLQSKSAPHA, from the coding sequence ATGTCAAATACCAATCATTCGACCATTTCACTCAAGACCAACTTAGCCATTCTAGCGACGGCGTTCCTTTCGTTTGCGGGGGTTCTAATTGAAACCTCTATGAACGTCACGTTTCCAGAACTGGCACGCGAAATGCACGTTTCCTTGAATCTCATCCAGTGGATTACCACGGGGTACCTCCTCGTGGTTACCATGACGATGTCAACCACGGCCTTTTTACTAAAACGGTATCCGGTGAAACGGATTTTCATCGCTGCCAGTACCCTGTTTATTCTCGGTGATGTCTTGTCACTGTTCGCCCCAGCTTTTCCCATTTTACTGCTCGGCCGTTTAATTCAAGCCGGTTCCACGGGATTGGCAATGCCAATGATGTATCAGGTCATCTTTGCTTTGATTCCCAAACGGCGCATCGGAACCTACGTTGGAATTGCTTCGATGGTAATCTCCCTCGCTCCAGCACTCGGACCAACGTACGGAGGAGCCCTTTCCTCGCTCCTTTCGTGGCGCTATATCTTTATCGTTATTTTGCCATTTGTCATTCTCACCCTGTTGCTCGGGACTCGAACCCTCACCTTACAGCCTCAGGGCGTAACCAAGCGCTTCGACTTTCTGGCCCTCGGGTTATTAGCAGTCACCCTCTTTGCCTTTGTGTGGGCCACTAACCAACTGGGAAGTGCCCACGGTCAATTGTTGCCCTGGTTGCTCCCCTGCTTAATCGGGCTGGTGAGCTTGGCCCTCTTTGTGTGGACCAACAACCACGGCAACACCCAGCTACTTTCCCTCCATCCCCTTAAAGTTCCAAGCATCTCCATGAACGCCATCGTTTACATGATGCTGATGTTCGTCAACATTGGTATTTCCTTTGTGATTCCCATTTACGCTGAGGTCGTCTTTCACGTCACCCCGCTCGTGGCTGGGTTGATTTTACTTCCCGGATCCATTATCGGGGGCGCCATCTCTCCGGTGGCTGGATTCGCTTACGACCGCTACGGTGCCTTTAAACCCATTCTCACGGGAATGATCATCTTCACAACGGCAACCTTTTTATTCAGTATCTCAAGCGCCTGGGCAACTCCCGTATACTTTATGCTCCTCTTCACCCTACTCCGCATTGGGATGAATCTGGCGTTTGCAAACCTCCTCTCCAACGCGCAAGCGCTGGCCCCAGTGACCCAATCAGCTGACGTTAACTCATTGTTCAACATGCTGCAACAGTACGCTGGTTCGGTGGGAACCAGTCTCTTGGCCTCTGGGTTAGCACTGTACCAGCATCAAGCTCATGGTGCTGCTGCTCAGATCACGGCGACCATCAGGGGTGGCCATTTGGACTACACGCTGTTATTCGTGATTGCCGTGCTAATTACGATTTTGGCCTTTACTAACTGGCACCTCCAGAGCAAGTCGGCGCCCCATGCCTAA
- a CDS encoding AAA family ATPase: MTFEELKEYGQLFYRENYKLDRNLETKVFKINNIKAYQREPNDAGGTTDWTDNLILLYNLLHQLLGSKFSFQLNFKKRTMSLYFAIKKPVTVAALQTQLPLVEVVSVETDEVSSIATVDISKFQANYGHATQLFEQDPYADLDLSDLARLDAKAPSKQSTGNQHSDADAESSPNDDLSLNVATLDTERDALTELTNLTGLEEAKHQITDMVAIAKMNQLRKEQGLKVPAGLSNHMIFTGNPGTGKTTVAKLFATILYQNHIIPANKLVLTDRSDLVGHYTGTTADRTKKVIQAALGGVLFIDEAYQLSHPDSPTDFGHEAIDQLIIGMENHRSDLIVILAGYTKQMETFLNDNPGLRSRIPNRVHFEDYTTGELTQIILNMIKQEQVVNLQDQSYFTEVVTAFINQHHPSGNARWGRNVYQAMLQAQARRVAFQAHPTKTALQTITNDDVDAALMTTPTN, from the coding sequence ATGACTTTTGAAGAGTTAAAGGAATATGGTCAGCTATTCTACCGCGAAAATTACAAATTAGATCGCAATCTAGAAACCAAAGTGTTTAAGATTAACAACATTAAAGCCTACCAACGCGAACCCAATGACGCGGGCGGAACCACCGATTGGACCGACAATCTAATTTTGCTATATAACCTGTTGCATCAACTTCTCGGGAGCAAATTTAGTTTTCAACTAAACTTTAAGAAACGGACCATGTCGCTTTATTTCGCCATCAAAAAACCGGTGACGGTGGCGGCCTTACAAACGCAATTGCCCTTAGTTGAAGTCGTTAGCGTCGAAACCGATGAGGTCTCTTCAATTGCCACCGTTGACATTAGCAAGTTTCAAGCCAATTATGGCCACGCTACCCAGCTCTTTGAGCAGGATCCATACGCAGACTTAGACCTCAGTGACCTAGCGAGGCTGGATGCCAAAGCACCCAGCAAACAATCGACGGGCAATCAGCACTCCGATGCGGATGCAGAATCCAGTCCCAACGACGATTTAAGTCTAAACGTTGCAACCCTCGATACCGAGCGAGATGCCCTCACCGAACTCACTAACCTAACCGGGCTGGAGGAAGCCAAGCACCAAATTACCGACATGGTGGCCATCGCTAAGATGAATCAACTCCGCAAGGAACAGGGCTTAAAAGTGCCTGCGGGCCTGAGTAATCACATGATTTTCACCGGAAACCCCGGGACGGGAAAAACCACCGTCGCCAAGTTGTTTGCCACTATCCTCTACCAAAACCACATTATTCCGGCAAATAAGCTCGTCCTAACCGATCGTTCCGATCTTGTTGGTCATTACACCGGAACCACCGCTGACCGGACCAAAAAGGTGATTCAAGCGGCTCTCGGGGGCGTGTTATTCATTGACGAGGCCTATCAGCTCTCCCATCCAGACAGTCCTACTGATTTTGGTCACGAAGCGATCGACCAACTAATCATCGGAATGGAGAACCACCGTTCCGATTTAATCGTGATTCTAGCGGGCTACACTAAGCAAATGGAAACCTTTCTAAACGATAATCCTGGATTGCGGTCAAGGATTCCCAACCGGGTCCACTTTGAGGACTACACCACGGGCGAATTAACCCAGATCATCCTGAACATGATTAAGCAAGAACAAGTGGTTAACCTGCAGGATCAGAGCTATTTTACTGAGGTGGTTACCGCGTTTATTAACCAACACCATCCCAGTGGAAACGCCCGGTGGGGCCGAAATGTTTACCAAGCGATGCTCCAAGCGCAGGCGCGCCGGGTCGCCTTTCAAGCCCACCCAACCAAAACAGCGTTACAAACAATCACCAATGACGATGTTGATGCGGCGCTCATGACCACCCCCACTAACTAA
- the galE gene encoding UDP-glucose 4-epimerase GalE: protein MAVLVAGGAGYIGSHMVDRLINEGYDVVVADNLSTGHRAAIHPQARFYEGDTRDAHFLDALFAQEDIEAVIHMDAFSLVSESMQKPLKYFDNNVIGMIVLLEAMQRAGVKYVVFSSTAATYGNPERIPIHEADRKDPINPYGESKLMMEHIMKWVEQADGIHSVALRYFNAAGAKADGSIGEDHQPETHLIPMVLKVAAGQQEQLKIFGDDYDTPDGTNVRDYIHILDLADAHILAMEYLKQGNPSEVFNLGSSTGFSNREILEAARRVTGRAIPAEIAPRRGGDPDTLIADSHKAREVLGWKPQYDDVEEIIKTAWTWKQTHPHGYADRS from the coding sequence ATGGCAGTTTTAGTTGCTGGAGGAGCCGGTTACATCGGCTCACACATGGTTGATCGCTTGATTAACGAGGGTTATGACGTAGTGGTCGCTGATAACTTGTCAACGGGCCACCGGGCTGCAATTCATCCACAGGCCCGGTTTTATGAAGGGGACACCCGCGACGCCCACTTTTTAGACGCTTTATTTGCGCAAGAAGACATCGAGGCTGTGATTCACATGGATGCTTTTTCGTTAGTTTCGGAATCAATGCAGAAACCGTTGAAGTATTTTGATAACAATGTGATCGGGATGATTGTACTCTTAGAAGCCATGCAACGCGCCGGGGTTAAATACGTGGTCTTTTCATCAACGGCGGCCACCTATGGTAACCCCGAACGGATTCCGATTCACGAAGCCGATCGTAAGGATCCCATTAATCCTTACGGGGAAAGCAAGTTAATGATGGAACACATTATGAAGTGGGTCGAACAAGCCGACGGGATTCACTCCGTGGCCCTGCGCTACTTTAACGCGGCGGGTGCCAAGGCGGATGGTTCAATTGGAGAAGATCACCAACCAGAAACCCACTTAATTCCGATGGTTTTGAAGGTCGCAGCGGGGCAACAGGAACAGTTGAAGATTTTTGGGGATGATTATGACACCCCGGATGGCACGAACGTCCGGGATTACATTCACATCTTAGATTTAGCGGATGCCCACATTTTAGCCATGGAATACCTGAAACAGGGAAATCCGAGCGAAGTCTTTAATCTCGGCTCCTCGACCGGTTTTTCGAACCGCGAGATTTTAGAGGCAGCCCGACGGGTAACGGGCCGAGCAATCCCAGCAGAAATTGCCCCCCGGCGGGGTGGGGATCCGGATACGCTCATTGCGGATAGCCACAAAGCCCGCGAGGTATTGGGCTGGAAGCCGCAGTATGATGACGTGGAAGAGATTATTAAAACCGCCTGGACGTGGAAACAAACCCATCCGCACGGTTACGCAGACCGATCCTAA
- a CDS encoding histidine phosphatase family protein, with protein MVVTAYLVRHGQTYLNLYNKVQGWIDSPLTSKGIQDAQAAGARLAKVGFDAAFTSDSGRAVATGREILQQNPRGMDIITYQYPELREQFHGYFEGENLDQMWQFVGEQVDITNEAGVLDHYGLERARDLIAKADLYNNAENNQQFWDRLDRGFNQIRENTTDGQTILIVSHGMTIRSIVDRYAPELDDGQAAKNGSITKLLIHPETIEVEYYNKLDRDV; from the coding sequence ATGGTAGTAACAGCATATTTAGTGAGACACGGACAAACTTATTTAAACCTGTACAACAAGGTGCAGGGCTGGATTGACTCTCCCCTTACATCCAAGGGGATTCAGGATGCCCAAGCTGCGGGTGCGCGGTTAGCTAAGGTGGGCTTTGACGCCGCCTTTACCAGTGACTCTGGCCGTGCGGTTGCGACGGGGCGGGAAATTTTACAACAAAACCCCCGGGGGATGGACATCATTACCTACCAGTATCCAGAACTGCGGGAACAATTCCACGGCTACTTTGAAGGAGAAAATCTCGATCAGATGTGGCAGTTTGTCGGCGAGCAGGTCGATATCACGAACGAAGCAGGAGTTCTAGATCACTATGGGCTAGAACGGGCGCGGGATTTGATTGCGAAGGCCGATTTGTATAACAATGCCGAAAACAACCAGCAATTTTGGGACCGGTTAGACCGGGGCTTTAACCAGATTCGCGAAAATACGACGGACGGACAAACTATCCTGATTGTGTCACACGGGATGACGATTCGGTCGATTGTTGATCGGTATGCTCCGGAACTTGACGATGGGCAAGCAGCTAAAAATGGGAGTATTACCAAGCTCCTAATCCATCCAGAGACGATTGAAGTTGAGTACTATAATAAATTAGATCGTGATGTGTAA
- a CDS encoding GNAT family N-acetyltransferase, whose product MSFLFEPGRFYQNDAAGQLVAEVTFTVTDDVLAVNHTFVAPSLRGQGIASQLMVAVAEYAREQHDWIKPVCSYSQRFFQRADQYHDLIKE is encoded by the coding sequence ATGTCGTTTTTATTTGAACCTGGTCGGTTCTATCAAAATGACGCGGCCGGCCAGTTAGTGGCGGAGGTAACGTTCACCGTTACTGACGATGTGTTAGCGGTTAACCATACCTTTGTCGCTCCCAGTTTGCGGGGTCAGGGGATTGCTAGTCAATTAATGGTTGCAGTGGCTGAGTATGCCCGCGAGCAGCATGATTGGATTAAACCAGTTTGTTCCTATTCACAACGGTTTTTTCAACGAGCTGACCAATACCACGATTTAATAAAGGAGTAA
- a CDS encoding YfhO family protein: MNKQLKPLLGYVVAFLMPIAIVIVAFAGRGIAPVGNHNLLVSDLATQYFPFFNFLRTQLQHGTISTYSFLFSLGDNTIPVYTYYLMSPLNLLVGLVKGAQIPLLMEALIMIKIGLISLSMVIFLRVHEHRFEWRQLVAGTAYGLCGFVAMYFYDFMWLEALMVLPFLTLALDRLFTKGKWGWYTFTLLVGILLNYYMGYMLCVYSVIYFIYLLLLHQPQSMKFWAYVKTQGTILAKYIVSSLLGGALSAVLLVPTLVGMLSTGKGSLNFVSFLPVVRFLPSDFLSLGVGATNFVGRLNHEPSLFVGSFFALGMLVFWLSPRITRHEKRASVWLVGAIFIGMLIATFDTIWHMFQMPAGFPFREVYMLSFVMIWLGYQAWQRGALRSRAVVIKAAIILAGLLTLGYGAAWLEIRIARALHWATPFYVTSYWNWIVALIFLGVTVGVILLSQKHPRWWPLILVVVAVEMGTNFWLALGGTNEYGNQPRFARHFQQSARLVETARRTKRFTRLDVNNQLYTHSFNINYNQYNDSLLFNFYGVNSYTSSLNVHTHDALTKLGLYSRNERRVSVRGLTPVTAQLLSVGRQVEIDRQGHRTITENAQNTGLGYAVAARSAHVRLINQDVYGNLNRLFQAESNTKQTVFHPNQVQTLQGHRQGRQFKYRVRVTPALPGPQYLDLQRVSPNQQLQLAVHGKRVASRYPQNGAELISLGKQSKPFVVTLMSNRQLTAQDWRTTFASYQPEPVQRFEQATKPYLLQVDKPQQLALHGDRLTAQVRTTRARPVVLISIPYDRGWTITADGKPVKMKKALNGLSQVTLTPGHHRLAFHYQTPGLKVGLLISGFGLLGVLLASWWWKTPRTVRRDKKW, encoded by the coding sequence ATGAATAAGCAATTGAAGCCCCTTCTGGGCTACGTAGTGGCTTTTCTCATGCCTATCGCCATTGTGATCGTGGCGTTTGCGGGTCGTGGGATTGCTCCCGTGGGGAATCACAACCTCTTGGTAAGTGACTTAGCCACCCAGTACTTTCCCTTTTTTAATTTTTTGCGCACGCAGTTACAGCATGGGACGATTAGTACCTATTCCTTTTTATTCTCCCTCGGAGATAATACCATTCCGGTCTATACCTACTACCTGATGAGTCCCTTAAATCTACTGGTCGGACTGGTAAAGGGCGCCCAGATTCCCTTACTCATGGAAGCGCTAATCATGATTAAAATTGGCTTGATTAGCCTCAGCATGGTGATTTTTCTCCGTGTGCATGAACACCGATTTGAGTGGCGCCAACTAGTAGCGGGAACGGCGTACGGACTTTGCGGATTCGTGGCCATGTATTTTTACGATTTTATGTGGCTCGAAGCGCTGATGGTCCTACCGTTCTTAACCCTTGCGCTTGACCGGCTCTTTACGAAAGGTAAATGGGGGTGGTACACCTTTACCTTACTGGTCGGAATTCTTTTGAATTATTACATGGGCTACATGCTGTGCGTCTACTCCGTGATTTACTTTATTTACCTCCTGCTCTTACATCAGCCGCAGTCCATGAAGTTTTGGGCGTACGTCAAGACGCAGGGAACTATCCTAGCTAAATACATCGTTAGTTCGCTCCTTGGTGGCGCCTTGTCAGCAGTCCTCTTAGTTCCGACCCTCGTGGGGATGCTGTCCACTGGTAAGGGGAGTTTAAACTTCGTTAGTTTCCTGCCCGTCGTTCGCTTCCTCCCATCGGACTTTTTGAGTCTCGGTGTGGGAGCTACTAACTTTGTGGGTCGCTTAAACCACGAGCCCTCGTTATTCGTAGGTAGTTTTTTTGCGTTGGGGATGCTGGTCTTTTGGCTGAGTCCCCGGATTACTCGGCACGAAAAACGGGCGTCCGTCTGGTTAGTCGGCGCCATTTTTATCGGCATGTTGATTGCCACCTTTGATACCATTTGGCACATGTTCCAAATGCCCGCGGGGTTCCCCTTCCGGGAAGTTTACATGTTGAGCTTTGTGATGATCTGGTTGGGGTACCAGGCCTGGCAGCGGGGGGCGTTGCGATCACGCGCCGTGGTGATCAAAGCAGCCATCATTTTAGCTGGACTCTTGACGCTGGGGTACGGAGCGGCCTGGTTAGAAATCCGGATTGCCCGCGCCTTGCACTGGGCCACCCCGTTTTACGTTACTAGTTACTGGAACTGGATTGTCGCGCTCATCTTTCTGGGAGTGACGGTCGGGGTAATTTTGTTGAGCCAAAAGCACCCCCGATGGTGGCCGTTGATCCTCGTGGTTGTGGCCGTGGAAATGGGCACGAACTTTTGGTTAGCCCTCGGGGGGACCAACGAATATGGCAATCAACCCCGGTTTGCCCGCCACTTTCAGCAATCCGCTCGGCTAGTTGAAACCGCCCGACGGACCAAGCGCTTTACCCGGCTAGACGTTAATAATCAGCTCTATACGCATAGTTTTAACATTAATTATAACCAGTACAATGACTCGCTCTTATTTAACTTTTATGGGGTTAACAGTTACACCTCATCATTAAATGTGCACACCCACGATGCACTCACGAAACTCGGCTTGTACAGTCGTAACGAACGGCGGGTTAGTGTTCGGGGGCTAACGCCGGTTACGGCACAGCTGTTAAGCGTGGGACGGCAGGTTGAGATTGATCGGCAGGGGCACCGCACCATTACGGAAAATGCGCAAAATACGGGACTGGGCTATGCCGTTGCAGCCCGCAGTGCCCACGTCCGCTTGATTAACCAGGACGTGTACGGAAACTTAAATCGCCTTTTCCAGGCGGAAAGTAACACGAAGCAAACCGTCTTTCACCCTAATCAAGTTCAAACATTACAAGGACACCGGCAGGGGAGGCAATTTAAGTATCGGGTTCGGGTCACGCCGGCCTTGCCAGGCCCTCAGTACCTTGATTTGCAACGGGTTAGTCCCAACCAGCAACTCCAGTTAGCGGTTCATGGAAAACGCGTGGCGAGTCGCTATCCACAAAACGGTGCAGAACTCATTTCGTTAGGGAAGCAGTCTAAGCCATTTGTGGTGACCTTGATGAGTAATCGGCAGTTAACCGCCCAGGATTGGCGGACGACCTTTGCTAGTTATCAACCAGAACCAGTGCAACGGTTTGAACAGGCAACCAAACCCTACCTGCTCCAGGTTGATAAGCCGCAACAGTTGGCACTGCACGGGGACCGGTTGACCGCGCAAGTTCGCACGACCAGGGCCCGCCCGGTAGTCCTGATTAGCATTCCATACGACCGGGGTTGGACGATTACAGCCGATGGGAAACCTGTTAAAATGAAGAAGGCGCTAAACGGGTTGTCACAAGTTACCTTAACGCCCGGGCACCATCGCTTAGCGTTTCATTATCAAACTCCGGGACTTAAAGTCGGGTTACTTATTTCCGGATTTGGCCTTCTAGGAGTGTTACTGGCTAGTTGGTGGTGGAAAACGCCCCGGACGGTTAGGAGAGATAAAAAATGGTAG
- the proC gene encoding pyrroline-5-carboxylate reductase encodes MKIGILGIGHMGTAILKGLCNCYDSSELYVKAHHVNDQLLALQRELGFQILTDEQLQEVDVLFITTPAAVTINILNGIQLNPQTTLISAVQGVTPTQLKTIFPENSVVCIIPNIPVAVNAGCIAMATTETATSDDQHRVTTILHQLGTIIPVPEANLGIVGTVAGCGPAFVDIFLSALSDAAVQNGLDRPTATKVAASMVYGSGKLALETGAAPDALKDQVTSPGGSTIKGVVGLDEKGFRAAINYAVNQANGTN; translated from the coding sequence ATGAAAATTGGAATTTTAGGCATCGGCCACATGGGAACTGCCATTCTCAAGGGCCTCTGCAATTGTTACGACTCCAGTGAGCTTTATGTCAAAGCTCACCATGTTAACGACCAACTGCTCGCGTTACAACGTGAGCTGGGCTTTCAGATCTTAACTGACGAGCAGTTACAGGAGGTAGACGTCCTGTTCATTACAACCCCGGCAGCGGTCACCATCAACATCTTAAACGGGATCCAACTTAATCCACAGACAACCTTAATTTCCGCGGTTCAGGGGGTGACTCCAACGCAACTTAAGACGATTTTTCCCGAAAACTCCGTAGTCTGCATTATTCCTAACATTCCCGTGGCCGTAAACGCCGGGTGCATCGCCATGGCTACCACTGAGACCGCCACGAGTGATGATCAGCACCGCGTCACCACCATTTTGCACCAACTAGGCACGATAATTCCCGTTCCTGAAGCTAACCTTGGGATTGTGGGGACGGTGGCTGGCTGTGGCCCCGCCTTCGTTGATATCTTTTTAAGTGCCCTTTCGGATGCCGCCGTGCAAAATGGCTTGGATCGTCCCACCGCGACTAAAGTGGCGGCGAGCATGGTCTATGGCAGCGGTAAGTTAGCCCTTGAAACGGGCGCCGCTCCCGACGCCTTAAAAGATCAGGTCACTTCTCCTGGTGGTTCAACCATTAAAGGAGTCGTGGGCCTCGATGAAAAGGGCTTTCGGGCTGCCATTAACTATGCCGTTAATCAAGCTAACGGAACTAATTAA
- a CDS encoding phospho-sugar mutase: MNKTEINQRYSEWLHASDLPAELRTELHQLTGDEAAIADAFGTSLSFGTAGMRGVLGAGTNRMNIYTVRQATEGLAKLMETLPTTERERGVVISFDPRYNSQLFAHEAARVLGAHGIKSFVFDEIRPTPELSFAVRHLHTYAGIMITASHNPKQYNGYKIYGADGGQMPPRESDLMTSYVRQVTDLFTIPVAEEPELRQKGLLNMVGEDVDVAYLNQLKTVNVNHELIQTVGKDLKFVYTPLHGTGKIIARRALSDAGFQNYDVVVEQTIADPEFPTTPFPNPEFPQTFDLAIELGQRENADVLIATDPDADRLGAAVRQPDGTYQLMTGNQIASVLLNYILQAKQAAHDLPADGMVVKSIVSTELATDIAKHYSVTMKNVLTGFKFIAEQIQVAEANHDHTFLFGFEESFGYLIKSFVRDKDAIQSTLLLAEVAAFYKQQGMTLYDGLQSLYQKYGYFEEETVSKEFVGLDGQATMKTLMTDFRDHPLTTFNGVDVVAKEDFQTSLRTDKDGTQTPIDLPQSNVLKYWFADGTWLAIRPSGTEPKIKFYVGVKADSQAVASRRLASYVTAIHQKLLHEATA; the protein is encoded by the coding sequence ATGAACAAAACTGAAATTAACCAACGTTATTCCGAATGGTTGCACGCTAGTGACCTGCCAGCCGAATTACGTACCGAACTCCACCAGCTCACTGGTGACGAAGCCGCCATTGCCGATGCCTTTGGTACTTCCTTATCGTTTGGAACGGCCGGAATGCGGGGGGTTCTGGGCGCGGGAACCAACCGGATGAACATCTATACGGTGCGCCAAGCCACCGAGGGCTTAGCTAAATTAATGGAAACCCTCCCTACGACTGAACGGGAACGCGGCGTGGTCATTAGTTTTGATCCCCGCTACAACTCCCAGTTGTTTGCTCACGAAGCTGCCCGCGTCTTAGGGGCTCACGGGATTAAATCCTTTGTCTTTGACGAAATCCGGCCAACTCCAGAATTATCCTTTGCAGTTCGCCACTTACATACGTACGCGGGAATTATGATTACGGCTAGTCACAATCCCAAACAATACAATGGTTACAAAATTTACGGAGCCGATGGGGGGCAGATGCCCCCACGCGAATCAGATTTAATGACATCGTACGTGCGCCAGGTTACCGATTTATTTACAATTCCCGTGGCTGAAGAACCAGAACTCCGCCAAAAAGGCTTACTTAACATGGTGGGAGAAGACGTCGACGTCGCTTACCTGAACCAACTAAAAACCGTCAACGTGAACCACGAATTAATTCAAACGGTGGGAAAAGACCTTAAATTCGTTTATACCCCCCTTCATGGAACCGGAAAAATCATTGCCCGGCGTGCCCTTTCGGATGCCGGATTTCAAAATTACGACGTGGTGGTCGAACAAACCATTGCGGATCCCGAATTCCCAACCACGCCGTTTCCCAATCCTGAATTCCCCCAAACCTTTGACCTAGCAATTGAACTAGGGCAGCGGGAAAACGCTGACGTCCTCATCGCCACCGACCCCGACGCCGACCGACTGGGGGCAGCGGTTCGCCAACCGGATGGCACCTACCAACTTATGACCGGGAATCAAATTGCCAGCGTCTTGTTAAACTACATCCTCCAAGCCAAGCAGGCCGCTCATGACCTCCCGGCGGATGGAATGGTAGTTAAATCAATTGTTTCCACTGAATTGGCTACTGACATTGCTAAGCACTACAGCGTTACCATGAAAAACGTGTTGACTGGGTTTAAATTCATTGCCGAACAGATTCAAGTCGCTGAAGCTAACCACGATCACACCTTCCTGTTTGGATTCGAAGAAAGCTTTGGCTACCTAATTAAATCGTTTGTCAGAGACAAAGATGCCATCCAATCAACGCTGTTGCTGGCAGAAGTGGCAGCCTTCTACAAACAACAGGGAATGACGCTGTACGACGGGTTACAATCTCTGTATCAAAAGTACGGCTACTTTGAAGAAGAAACGGTCTCCAAGGAATTTGTCGGCTTAGATGGTCAAGCAACCATGAAAACCTTAATGACCGACTTCAGAGATCACCCGCTGACCACCTTTAACGGGGTTGACGTAGTGGCCAAAGAAGACTTCCAGACCTCCCTTCGTACTGATAAAGACGGAACCCAAACGCCAATTGATTTACCCCAATCCAACGTTTTGAAGTATTGGTTCGCAGACGGCACGTGGCTGGCCATTCGCCCGTCCGGAACTGAACCAAAGATTAAGTTTTACGTGGGGGTAAAAGCTGATTCCCAAGCCGTTGCTTCCCGCCGCTTAGCCAGCTACGTGACCGCTATCCATCAAAAATTACTTCACGAAGCAACAGCTTAA